In the genome of Oxalobacter aliiformigenes, one region contains:
- a CDS encoding serine hydrolase: MYKIISGLLSLIFLCVFTAPLGLAATKKTGKAPARKTASKTVTSRKTGKAVPAARQKTVLSKGKNNRIISLRNSKRTPGKLVALNQRDSRSRTRGSYKKVSLRRSTPVIPRYSFGDLAGLKNTYDPLSLKSNAALVLDESNLEILFEKNSNIALPMASITKLMTGLVVVESMQDMNEVLEITEEDVDTHKHTSSRLKVGTRMTRGNLLHLALMSSENRAAAALGRNYPGGISAFVNAMNIKAQVLGMSDSHYVDSSGLSSGNVASARDLAKLVMAAAQHPILRKYSTDTYYSVDDGLREMHYGNTNGLVHNPDWHIRLQKTGYISEAGQCLVMQAIIKGRPIVMVFLDSKGKGARLADAQRIRSWLTQSETGHGEPNV, from the coding sequence ATGTACAAAATCATAAGTGGGTTGTTATCGCTGATTTTTCTATGCGTTTTCACGGCACCACTCGGACTGGCAGCAACGAAGAAAACCGGCAAAGCTCCCGCCAGAAAAACCGCTTCAAAAACCGTTACATCCCGGAAAACCGGAAAAGCCGTGCCCGCTGCCCGTCAAAAAACGGTCTTGTCAAAGGGGAAAAACAACCGAATCATTTCTTTGCGCAATTCAAAAAGAACGCCGGGAAAGCTGGTCGCACTGAATCAACGCGACAGCCGGAGCCGTACTCGCGGATCCTACAAAAAGGTATCCTTAAGGCGTTCGACTCCGGTTATTCCCCGTTACTCGTTTGGAGACCTTGCCGGTCTCAAGAATACTTATGATCCCCTTTCCCTCAAATCCAATGCGGCCCTCGTACTGGATGAATCAAATCTCGAGATTCTGTTCGAAAAAAACTCGAATATTGCATTGCCGATGGCATCCATCACGAAACTGATGACGGGTCTGGTCGTCGTGGAATCCATGCAGGACATGAATGAAGTACTGGAAATTACAGAAGAAGATGTCGATACTCACAAACACACCAGTTCCCGTCTGAAAGTCGGCACCCGGATGACACGTGGAAATCTGCTGCATCTGGCCTTGATGAGCTCCGAGAACAGGGCCGCGGCGGCACTGGGCCGTAATTACCCGGGCGGCATTTCCGCATTCGTCAATGCCATGAATATCAAGGCTCAGGTACTTGGCATGTCCGATTCCCATTATGTCGATTCAAGCGGACTTTCAAGTGGAAACGTTGCCAGTGCCCGCGATCTTGCCAAACTCGTCATGGCCGCCGCACAGCATCCGATTCTTCGCAAATACTCGACGGATACGTACTATTCTGTTGACGACGGACTGCGCGAAATGCACTACGGCAATACGAACGGCCTTGTCCACAATCCGGACTGGCATATCCGGCTGCAAAAAACGGGATATATTTCCGAAGCAGGTCAGTGTCTGGTCATGCAGGCCATTATCAAGGGACGGCCTATTGTCATGGTTTTTCTTGATTCCAAGGGAAAGGGAGCACGTCTGGCAGATGCCCAGCGTATCCGTAGCTGGCTGACACAGTCCGAAACAGGCCACGGCGAACCGAACGTCTGA
- a CDS encoding adenylosuccinate synthase — protein sequence MARNVIVVGTQWGDEGKGKVVDWLTDHAQGVVRFQGGHNAGHTLVIGGQKTALQLIPSGIMRPGVACYIGNGCVLSIPDLLREIDKLEAIGVEVVSRLKISGACPLILPYHTALDLARELRRGDAKIGTTGKGIGPAYEDKVARRAIRVADLLNPKLFAEKLKRNMDYHNFVLENYLKVEPVDYQKTLADALSVVPRIEPLIADVSSALNNAYESGANLLFEGAQGSMLDVDHGTYPYVTSSNCVAGNASAGAGIGPGMLNYILGITKVYTTRVGSGPFPSELSTEEGVGKHLSVVGMEFGTVTGRPRRCGWFDAALLRRSAQLNGLSGLCLTKLDVLDGLETIKICVGYKLDGKEISIFPANAEDAARCEPIYEELPGWKENTIGTKSLDALPENAQAYIRRIEELVGRPVDMVSTGPDREETLVLRHPFRD from the coding sequence ATGGCCAGAAACGTAATAGTAGTCGGTACTCAATGGGGCGATGAAGGAAAAGGAAAAGTCGTTGATTGGTTAACGGATCATGCACAGGGCGTTGTCCGGTTTCAGGGAGGACATAACGCCGGTCATACACTGGTTATCGGTGGTCAGAAAACGGCATTGCAGCTGATTCCTTCCGGTATCATGCGCCCGGGTGTTGCCTGCTATATCGGAAACGGGTGTGTTCTTTCGATCCCCGATCTGCTAAGAGAAATCGACAAGCTGGAAGCGATCGGTGTTGAAGTCGTTTCGAGACTGAAAATTTCCGGAGCCTGTCCGCTGATTTTGCCATATCACACCGCTCTGGATCTGGCTCGCGAACTGAGACGCGGAGATGCGAAAATCGGCACAACCGGAAAGGGTATCGGACCTGCTTATGAAGACAAGGTGGCACGGCGTGCCATACGGGTAGCCGATTTGCTGAATCCGAAGCTTTTTGCAGAGAAACTGAAACGGAATATGGATTACCATAATTTCGTTCTTGAAAATTATCTCAAGGTCGAACCGGTGGATTATCAGAAAACGCTGGCGGATGCATTATCTGTCGTGCCTCGTATCGAGCCGCTGATTGCCGATGTCTCGTCCGCATTGAATAATGCCTATGAATCCGGAGCGAATCTCCTTTTCGAAGGTGCACAGGGCAGCATGCTGGATGTCGACCATGGTACCTATCCTTACGTCACCTCGAGCAACTGTGTAGCCGGAAATGCCTCTGCCGGAGCCGGTATCGGACCGGGTATGCTGAATTATATTCTTGGCATTACGAAGGTATACACGACGCGTGTCGGTTCGGGTCCATTCCCTTCCGAGCTGTCGACAGAGGAGGGCGTCGGGAAACATCTCTCCGTTGTCGGTATGGAATTTGGGACCGTCACGGGGCGACCACGCCGTTGCGGGTGGTTTGATGCCGCCCTGTTGCGTCGTTCCGCTCAGTTGAATGGGTTAAGCGGACTTTGTCTGACCAAGCTGGATGTACTGGATGGTCTTGAAACCATCAAGATTTGTGTCGGTTACAAGCTGGATGGCAAGGAAATTTCCATTTTCCCGGCCAATGCCGAAGATGCCGCCCGTTGCGAACCGATTTATGAAGAATTGCCGGGCTGGAAAGAAAATACGATCGGTACGAAATCGCTGGATGCATTGCCGGAGAATGCCCAGGCGTATATCAGGCGTATCGAGGAACTGGTCGGCAGACCTGTTGATATGGTATCGACGGGGCCGGATCGTGAAGAAACGCTTGTTTTGCGTCATCCGTTCAGGGATTGA
- a CDS encoding ATP phosphoribosyltransferase regulatory subunit has protein sequence MPNWLLPEFIADVLPSEARKMEDLRRKILDEFRSYGYELVIPPMLEYLESLLTGVGQDTEIYTFKLIDQLSGRTMGVRADMTTQVARIDAHLLNRNAVTRLCYAGSILHTRPSGLQATREPLQIGAEIFGYSGIAADAEIQNLALASLKAAGISGVCLDLSHVGVLKALIASDPLAQIFEAQLFDLLETKDMPGLIELTKGFHEDTRTALLALPDMYGDMSVLAEAGKILPKTEGIVRALSELEYLAGQAECDRVTIDLADMHGYHYHSGVMFAAYVPGLPNAIARGGRYDHVAEAFGRSRPATGFSMDLRELARILPAAEKRHVILAPWNDDPKLCQKIKELRKSGEIVVYELPDSRSEHDEFVCDRMLVQNVNDGDWKLETVSNG, from the coding sequence ATGCCTAACTGGCTTTTACCGGAATTTATTGCTGATGTCCTTCCATCCGAAGCACGTAAAATGGAAGATCTGCGGCGCAAAATCCTAGATGAATTCCGTTCGTATGGTTACGAACTTGTTATTCCCCCCATGCTTGAGTATCTTGAGTCATTACTGACAGGTGTGGGACAGGATACCGAAATTTATACATTCAAACTGATTGACCAGTTGTCAGGACGTACCATGGGGGTACGTGCGGATATGACGACACAGGTTGCCCGGATCGATGCACATTTGCTGAATCGCAATGCCGTGACGCGTTTGTGTTATGCCGGAAGTATTTTGCATACCCGACCCTCGGGTTTGCAGGCGACCCGTGAACCTTTGCAAATCGGTGCGGAAATATTTGGTTATTCCGGGATAGCAGCGGATGCCGAAATTCAGAATCTCGCGCTGGCATCGTTGAAAGCGGCAGGCATTTCAGGTGTCTGTCTTGATTTGAGTCATGTCGGTGTGTTGAAAGCATTGATTGCAAGCGACCCGCTGGCGCAGATATTTGAGGCGCAACTGTTCGATCTGCTTGAAACAAAAGACATGCCGGGTCTCATCGAACTGACGAAAGGATTTCATGAGGATACCCGAACAGCGCTGCTGGCATTGCCTGACATGTATGGCGATATGAGTGTGTTGGCTGAAGCGGGAAAGATATTGCCGAAAACGGAAGGAATTGTCAGGGCTTTGTCGGAACTTGAGTATCTGGCTGGCCAGGCGGAATGCGACAGGGTTACAATCGATCTGGCAGACATGCATGGCTATCATTATCACAGCGGGGTCATGTTCGCTGCTTATGTGCCCGGTCTTCCGAATGCCATTGCACGTGGAGGCCGTTATGATCATGTTGCGGAAGCATTCGGGCGTTCGCGTCCCGCAACGGGTTTCTCGATGGATTTGAGGGAACTGGCCAGAATATTGCCGGCTGCGGAAAAACGTCATGTCATTCTTGCACCCTGGAATGATGATCCGAAATTGTGTCAGAAGATCAAGGAATTGAGGAAATCAGGAGAAATTGTTGTTTATGAATTGCCGGATTCGCGGTCGGAACACGACGAATTCGTTTGCGACCGGATGCTGGTCCAGAATGTGAATGACGGTGATTGGAAACTGGAAACTGTAAGTAACGGATGA
- the hflC gene encoding protease modulator HflC, which translates to MRYVISFFILAVMALTVGTGIFVVDQRQYAIVFAMGEVKEIIDEPGLYFKLPTPFQNVLFLDKRILSTVTHEPDRIITAEKMNILVDSYVKWRIVDPRLFFVSFGGDEQRTQDRMAQIVKAALNDEITKRTVSEVIAGDRNQLLSAVKNKMANETRHIGVEIIDVRLKRVDYVDQINSSVFERMKSERTRVANELRSIGEAESEKIRADADKQKTVILAEAFRDAEKIKGEGDARASRIYANAFSKNPEFYRFYRSLEAYKESFKNRKDILVVDPSSEFFHYMKHPKGAK; encoded by the coding sequence ATGCGATATGTCATCAGCTTTTTTATTCTAGCGGTGATGGCTCTGACGGTGGGAACCGGAATCTTTGTGGTGGATCAGCGGCAATATGCCATCGTTTTTGCCATGGGCGAGGTCAAGGAAATCATCGATGAGCCAGGTCTTTATTTCAAGTTGCCGACTCCTTTCCAGAATGTACTTTTTCTCGACAAGAGAATTCTTTCGACAGTAACCCACGAACCGGACAGGATCATTACTGCCGAAAAAATGAATATTCTTGTTGATTCCTATGTCAAATGGCGTATCGTCGATCCGAGACTTTTTTTCGTCAGCTTCGGTGGAGATGAACAGAGGACACAGGATCGTATGGCCCAGATCGTCAAGGCGGCATTAAATGATGAAATAACGAAGCGTACGGTCAGTGAAGTGATTGCGGGTGACCGCAATCAGTTGTTATCGGCCGTCAAGAACAAGATGGCCAATGAAACAAGACATATCGGTGTTGAAATCATCGATGTACGGCTCAAACGGGTCGATTATGTCGATCAGATCAACAGTTCCGTCTTCGAAAGGATGAAATCGGAACGGACTCGTGTTGCCAATGAATTGAGATCAATTGGCGAAGCGGAATCGGAAAAAATCAGGGCGGATGCAGACAAACAGAAAACGGTCATTCTTGCCGAGGCTTTCCGCGATGCCGAGAAAATCAAGGGAGAAGGAGACGCCAGGGCGTCACGTATTTATGCGAATGCTTTCAGCAAGAACCCCGAGTTCTATCGTTTTTACCGCAGCCTTGAAGCCTACAAGGAAAGTTTCAAGAACAGGAAGGATATACTTGTGGTTGATCCCTCATCCGAGTTTTTCCATTATATGAAACATCCGAAAGGTGCAAAATAA
- the hflK gene encoding FtsH protease activity modulator HflK, translating to MEGFQSSSEPFVSLEEKKDDEPERSGRDDDPFNDREARPRALKIMACVILLIATVFWLGTGVYSVEEGQTGVVMTFGRFSNFASPGINWRVPWPIQSHEVVNVSQVRTVEVGYRNTLRNKKLDEALMLTNDENIVDIQFAVQYKLKDAADWVFNNRDQEDMVRQVAESAIREVVGSKKMDFVLYEGRDQIAQDALRLMQEIFDQYRSGVLVTNVTMQGVQPPEQVQAAFDDAVKAGQDRERLKNEGQAYANDVIPRARGAAARLKEEAEAYKQKVIANAEGDASRFRQIVSEYQKAPVVTRDRMYLETMQQIFANTTKLMVDSRTGNNLLYLPLDKLISQTGASGSDADVSRTVSSSGSSATGSSAEKERTREDRARGGR from the coding sequence GTGGAAGGATTTCAATCGTCGTCTGAACCGTTTGTTTCGCTTGAAGAAAAAAAAGACGACGAACCTGAAAGATCCGGCAGGGATGATGACCCGTTTAATGACAGGGAGGCGCGGCCGCGCGCTCTCAAGATTATGGCCTGCGTCATCCTGCTTATCGCAACGGTTTTCTGGTTGGGGACAGGTGTGTATTCCGTTGAAGAAGGCCAGACAGGGGTTGTCATGACTTTCGGCCGGTTCAGCAATTTTGCCTCACCGGGGATCAACTGGCGGGTGCCATGGCCGATACAGAGCCACGAGGTGGTCAATGTTTCACAAGTCAGAACGGTGGAAGTCGGGTATCGCAATACGTTGAGAAACAAAAAGCTCGATGAAGCATTGATGCTGACGAATGATGAAAATATCGTCGATATCCAGTTCGCTGTACAGTACAAGCTGAAAGATGCGGCGGATTGGGTCTTCAACAACCGCGATCAGGAAGATATGGTTCGGCAGGTGGCCGAGTCGGCGATCCGCGAAGTCGTCGGGAGCAAGAAAATGGATTTTGTCCTGTATGAGGGACGTGACCAGATCGCACAGGATGCGTTGAGACTCATGCAGGAAATATTTGACCAGTACCGGTCGGGGGTTCTGGTTACCAATGTCACCATGCAGGGAGTCCAGCCACCTGAACAGGTTCAGGCCGCCTTCGATGATGCGGTCAAGGCGGGACAAGACAGGGAACGGCTGAAAAATGAAGGTCAGGCCTATGCCAACGATGTGATTCCCAGGGCACGGGGCGCTGCCGCACGTCTCAAGGAAGAGGCAGAAGCCTATAAACAGAAAGTGATTGCCAATGCCGAAGGGGATGCGTCACGTTTCAGGCAGATTGTCTCCGAATATCAGAAAGCTCCGGTCGTGACAAGAGACCGGATGTATCTGGAAACCATGCAACAGATTTTCGCCAATACGACCAAGTTGATGGTTGACTCCAGAACCGGGAACAATTTGCTGTATTTGCCGTTGGACAAGCTGATTTCGCAGACAGGCGCTTCCGGATCGGACGCCGATGTCTCCCGGACCGTTTCTTCATCGGGATCATCCGCCACAGGAAGTTCTGCCGAAAAAGAGCGGACTCGTGAAGATCGTGCGAGAGGGGGAAGATAA
- the hflX gene encoding GTPase HflX has protein sequence MTKAVLVGVDFGKGDFDASLEELALLARSAGAVPVFTVTAKRSSPDAAFYIGSGKVDEISQAVHLYNADLVIFNHALSPAQQRNLEKRLNINLVDRTSLILDIFAQRAKSHEGKVQVELAQLQHLMTRLVRGWTHLERQKGGIGLRGPGETQLETDRRLIGERVRMLRTRLAKLQRQRETQRRSRNRNHVFSLSLVGYTNAGKSTLFNSMTKAGTYAADQLFATLDTTSRRIYLESVGNVVVSDTVGFIRELPHQLVAAFRATLEETIHADLLLHVVDAANPMRNEQIEQVNLVLEEIGAQNIPQLLVWNKIDMTGSKPGIERDEYGKINRVFVSAKTGEGLDLLRDAIAEYAKDEKKSRFGDRDERDGPDNHSDIASI, from the coding sequence ATGACGAAAGCCGTTCTTGTCGGGGTCGATTTCGGAAAAGGTGATTTTGACGCAAGTCTTGAAGAGCTGGCGTTACTGGCCCGATCAGCCGGCGCCGTGCCGGTTTTTACCGTAACAGCCAAACGTTCCAGTCCGGATGCCGCTTTTTATATCGGGAGCGGAAAAGTCGATGAAATTTCGCAAGCCGTTCATTTATACAATGCTGATCTGGTGATATTCAATCATGCATTGTCTCCGGCACAGCAGCGCAATCTCGAAAAACGGCTGAATATCAATCTCGTGGACAGGACCAGTCTGATTCTGGATATTTTTGCACAACGAGCGAAAAGTCATGAAGGCAAGGTGCAGGTGGAACTGGCTCAGCTGCAGCATCTGATGACTCGTCTGGTCAGGGGTTGGACCCACCTTGAAAGGCAGAAGGGCGGGATAGGTTTGCGCGGTCCGGGTGAAACGCAGCTGGAAACGGACCGTCGCCTGATCGGTGAAAGAGTGCGCATGTTGAGAACGAGACTGGCGAAGTTGCAACGCCAGCGCGAAACACAGCGGCGATCACGCAACAGGAATCATGTTTTCTCGCTTTCGCTGGTCGGATATACCAATGCGGGGAAATCGACACTGTTCAATTCCATGACCAAAGCGGGTACGTATGCGGCGGACCAGTTGTTCGCCACACTGGATACCACATCGAGACGTATTTATCTCGAAAGTGTCGGAAATGTGGTTGTTTCCGATACGGTCGGATTCATCCGTGAACTGCCTCACCAGCTGGTAGCGGCTTTCCGGGCCACACTGGAAGAAACCATCCATGCCGATCTTCTGCTGCACGTCGTCGATGCTGCCAATCCCATGAGAAATGAGCAGATCGAACAGGTCAATCTGGTGCTGGAGGAAATCGGTGCGCAAAACATCCCCCAGCTTCTTGTCTGGAACAAGATCGATATGACCGGCTCGAAACCCGGTATCGAACGGGACGAGTATGGTAAAATCAATCGTGTATTTGTCAGCGCGAAAACAGGCGAGGGTCTTGATTTGCTGCGAGACGCCATCGCTGAATACGCGAAAGACGAAAAAAAATCCCGTTTCGGTGATAGGGATGAAAGAGATGGGCCTGACAATCATTCCGATATTGCCAGTATTTGA
- the hfq gene encoding RNA chaperone Hfq, producing MSANKGQMLQDPFLNILRRERIPVSIYLINGIKLQGQVESFDQYVVLLRNSVTQMVYKHAISTVVPSRAINLNMDEENS from the coding sequence ATGAGTGCAAACAAGGGCCAAATGTTACAGGATCCTTTTCTGAATATCTTGCGCAGGGAACGTATTCCTGTTTCCATCTACCTGATAAACGGCATCAAATTGCAAGGGCAGGTTGAATCATTTGACCAGTATGTCGTGTTATTGCGTAACAGTGTCACGCAAATGGTTTACAAGCACGCTATTTCGACAGTAGTGCCGTCCAGGGCGATCAATCTGAATATGGATGAGGAAAATTCCTGA
- the der gene encoding ribosome biogenesis GTPase Der — translation MKPVIALVGRPNVGKSTLFNRLTRSRAALVADYPGLTRDRHYGEGRMGDRPFLVIDTGGFEPVVKEGVLQEMAKQTKQAVAEADVVIFIVDGRQGITPHDKNITDYLRKCGRPVILAVNKAEGMKYTAVVADFYELGMGDPFVISSAHGDGVHTLLDEALKRIPCAPAGMEEELVEEQDHIRLAIVGRPNVGKSTMINALLGEERVIAFDLPGTTRDAIEIPFERDGRHYTLVDTAGLRKRGKVFQAIEKFSVVKTLQAISEANVVLLLLDARQDISEQDAHIAGFVLESGRALVVGINKWDGLPPDKRKEIKSEAERKLHFLSFAKFHYVSALKSTGIGSLMRSVDSAYAAAMAKLSTPRLTRVLEEAVAHQQPPRRQGSIRPKLRYAHQGGQNPPIIVIHGNSLENIGDDYKRYLEKHFRDAFSLVGTPLRIEFRSGKNPFAK, via the coding sequence ATGAAACCTGTAATCGCTTTGGTAGGTCGTCCCAATGTCGGCAAGTCCACCCTGTTTAACAGGCTGACACGTTCAAGAGCCGCGCTGGTGGCTGATTACCCCGGATTGACCAGAGATCGTCATTATGGAGAAGGACGAATGGGTGATCGTCCTTTTCTGGTCATAGATACAGGAGGGTTTGAACCGGTTGTCAAGGAAGGCGTCCTGCAGGAAATGGCCAAACAGACGAAACAGGCCGTTGCCGAAGCGGATGTGGTCATTTTTATCGTTGACGGACGCCAGGGAATCACGCCTCACGACAAAAACATTACCGATTATCTCCGTAAATGCGGAAGACCTGTCATTCTGGCGGTCAACAAGGCTGAGGGAATGAAATACACCGCTGTTGTCGCGGACTTTTATGAGCTGGGAATGGGGGACCCGTTCGTTATTTCTTCAGCTCACGGCGATGGTGTTCATACATTGCTTGATGAAGCGCTGAAAAGGATTCCCTGCGCTCCGGCCGGGATGGAGGAGGAACTTGTCGAAGAACAGGATCATATCCGTCTGGCTATTGTCGGGCGTCCCAATGTCGGCAAGTCAACCATGATCAATGCGCTTCTTGGTGAAGAGCGTGTAATCGCCTTCGATTTGCCGGGAACGACCCGTGATGCCATCGAAATCCCGTTTGAACGGGATGGCCGGCACTATACGCTTGTGGATACGGCGGGCCTGAGAAAACGGGGAAAAGTGTTTCAGGCTATTGAAAAGTTTTCGGTTGTCAAAACACTGCAAGCCATTTCGGAAGCAAATGTCGTGCTTCTGCTTCTGGATGCTCGCCAGGATATTTCGGAACAGGATGCCCATATTGCCGGTTTTGTTCTGGAGAGCGGGAGGGCCCTGGTTGTCGGAATCAATAAATGGGATGGCCTGCCTCCGGACAAGCGCAAGGAAATCAAATCGGAAGCGGAAAGAAAACTGCATTTTCTGTCTTTTGCAAAGTTCCACTATGTTTCCGCCTTGAAATCGACCGGTATCGGTTCCTTGATGCGTTCTGTCGATTCTGCCTATGCCGCAGCCATGGCCAAACTTTCGACGCCTCGCTTGACACGGGTTCTTGAGGAAGCGGTGGCCCATCAGCAACCTCCACGGCGTCAGGGATCCATCCGGCCGAAGCTGCGATATGCCCATCAGGGGGGACAAAATCCTCCCATAATCGTCATTCACGGAAACAGTCTGGAAAATATCGGCGACGATTACAAACGTTATCTCGAAAAACATTTCCGGGATGCCTTCTCGCTGGTCGGGACTCCTTTGCGTATCGAATTCAGGTCCGGCAAGAATCCATTTGCAAAATAA
- the bamB gene encoding outer membrane protein assembly factor BamB has product MKKTLRSILVLASAVLLLPLAGCGMFDWFSKSVPRHPPAALVEFAPSKTPHRVWSVNVGSAGNYVFSPAYTFDAVYAAAADGTIVKIDPSTGAEIWRRNVDTDLTTGVASDGNTVVVAGVKGILIALDSDGQEKWKTPVSTEVLTTPVIAQGLVVVRSMDNKIAAYDVDTGERRWMVPYRAPSLMLRASPGIGTVGPTAIVSLPGGRMISMMLNNGAIRWEIPIGDARGATELERIADMSGTPAIYGQGVCVTAYQGRIGCFDVVSGATFWVKNFSSKVGVGIDDEHVYAVDTDDKVYAFSNLRGQSVWRNDKMTYRELTAPVPYLATVAVGDGQGFVHFLSRYDGSFDARIETDGSAISATPVVVGERLIVQTRAGSLQAFTLD; this is encoded by the coding sequence GTGAAAAAAACGTTACGATCGATACTTGTTCTGGCAAGCGCGGTTCTGTTGTTGCCACTGGCCGGATGTGGCATGTTTGACTGGTTTTCGAAATCCGTACCAAGGCATCCGCCTGCTGCACTTGTCGAGTTTGCACCGTCGAAAACACCTCATCGTGTCTGGTCAGTCAATGTCGGTTCGGCCGGAAATTATGTTTTTTCGCCGGCATATACTTTTGACGCTGTGTATGCAGCGGCAGCGGATGGTACTATCGTAAAGATCGATCCATCGACCGGAGCGGAAATCTGGCGCAGAAATGTTGATACGGATCTGACTACCGGAGTGGCCAGTGACGGGAATACCGTTGTGGTTGCCGGCGTAAAGGGCATCCTGATCGCACTGGATTCCGATGGACAGGAAAAATGGAAGACGCCTGTTTCAACAGAGGTATTGACGACACCGGTTATTGCACAGGGGCTGGTTGTCGTGCGGAGCATGGACAACAAGATCGCGGCTTATGATGTCGATACGGGGGAACGCCGCTGGATGGTGCCATACCGCGCTCCTTCCCTGATGTTGCGCGCTTCTCCCGGGATCGGGACTGTCGGGCCAACGGCAATCGTTTCACTGCCTGGCGGGCGTATGATTTCGATGATGCTGAACAATGGCGCCATACGGTGGGAAATCCCGATCGGAGATGCACGCGGTGCGACTGAACTGGAAAGAATTGCCGACATGTCGGGCACGCCGGCAATTTACGGGCAGGGCGTCTGTGTGACGGCATACCAGGGACGTATCGGTTGCTTTGATGTCGTGTCGGGGGCGACATTCTGGGTCAAGAATTTTTCGAGCAAGGTCGGTGTCGGTATCGATGACGAACACGTCTATGCCGTCGATACGGACGACAAGGTTTACGCTTTCTCCAACTTGCGCGGGCAAAGTGTCTGGCGCAATGACAAGATGACGTATCGTGAGCTGACAGCGCCCGTCCCTTATCTTGCAACAGTTGCTGTTGGTGACGGACAGGGATTCGTTCATTTCCTGTCCCGTTACGATGGTTCATTCGATGCACGTATCGAAACGGATGGATCGGCCATTTCCGCCACTCCTGTCGTGGTCGGGGAAAGACTGATTGTCCAGACGCGTGCCGGATCGTTGCAGGCTTTTACACTGGACTGA
- a CDS encoding YfgM family protein has protein sequence MAYDLEEQEQLESLKRWWKKHGNWITWVLIAVLGCYAVYAYWGYYQRKQTAQASQLYYEMQNAVMSDDNERALRVAKDTQEKFERTAYAPMVTLVAAKMAYEENKVDVAKTQLQWVVDNAKQDGYKAIARLRLAGILLDEKAYDEGLKLLSAGFPEPFVGLAEDRKGDFLVAQNKLDDARTAYRTALEKTSPDDPGRQLIQLKLEEIGIPPDSKG, from the coding sequence ATGGCTTACGATTTGGAAGAACAGGAACAACTGGAGTCGCTCAAAAGATGGTGGAAAAAACATGGTAACTGGATTACATGGGTTCTGATTGCCGTGCTGGGCTGTTATGCCGTTTATGCCTACTGGGGGTATTACCAGCGCAAGCAGACGGCGCAGGCTTCGCAGTTGTACTATGAGATGCAAAATGCCGTCATGTCGGACGATAACGAACGGGCATTGCGTGTCGCAAAGGATACGCAGGAAAAGTTCGAAAGAACGGCGTATGCACCGATGGTTACCCTGGTAGCTGCCAAAATGGCATATGAGGAAAACAAGGTCGATGTGGCGAAGACACAGTTGCAGTGGGTCGTCGATAATGCGAAACAGGATGGATACAAGGCAATAGCACGCCTCCGTCTTGCGGGAATCCTTCTCGATGAAAAGGCATATGATGAAGGGCTGAAACTGCTTTCGGCCGGCTTTCCGGAACCATTCGTCGGTCTGGCGGAGGACAGAAAGGGAGATTTTCTGGTTGCACAAAACAAACTGGATGATGCAAGAACCGCTTACCGGACTGCGCTTGAAAAAACATCTCCGGATGATCCGGGCAGACAACTGATTCAGCTCAAACTTGAAGAAATCGGCATTCCCCCTGATTCCAAAGGATAA